Proteins from a genomic interval of Pseudomonas silesiensis:
- a CDS encoding AraC family transcriptional regulator, whose protein sequence is MSSLDQFQAPLDADMEKQRTELAAIIRRNTQDDGTYATAVGSLFMSRHSQSHEFAPVLAQPALCIMAQGRKEVRLANEFFNYDPLNYLVVSVSMPLSGRVVNVSPEEPILAVRLDIDPAQITALIADAGPLGVPTRPTGRGLYVERIDTAMLDAVLRLARLLDTPKDIAMLAPLIRREILYRLLRSQQGHRLYEIAIANSQSHRISQAIKWLNGNYEQPLRIDDLAKEVNLSVSTLHHRFKAMTAMSPLQYQKQLRLQEARRLMLAEGLEASAAGYRVGYESPSQFSREYSRLFGAPPLRDLARLRLTV, encoded by the coding sequence ATGTCGTCACTCGATCAGTTTCAGGCTCCGCTGGACGCCGACATGGAAAAGCAGCGTACGGAACTGGCCGCCATCATCCGCCGCAACACCCAGGACGATGGCACGTATGCCACGGCCGTCGGCTCGCTGTTCATGTCGCGCCACAGCCAGTCCCATGAGTTTGCCCCGGTGCTGGCGCAACCGGCGTTGTGCATCATGGCCCAGGGGCGCAAGGAAGTACGGCTGGCCAACGAGTTCTTCAACTACGACCCGCTGAATTACCTGGTGGTGTCGGTGTCGATGCCCTTGAGCGGACGGGTGGTGAATGTGTCCCCCGAGGAACCCATCCTCGCCGTGCGGCTGGATATCGACCCGGCGCAAATCACCGCCCTGATTGCCGATGCAGGCCCGCTTGGCGTGCCCACACGGCCCACGGGGCGCGGCCTGTATGTCGAACGGATAGACACGGCGATGCTTGACGCCGTATTGCGCCTGGCTCGCCTGCTGGACACACCGAAAGACATCGCCATGCTCGCACCGCTGATTCGCCGGGAAATTCTCTATCGACTGTTGCGCAGCCAGCAGGGCCATCGACTGTACGAAATTGCCATCGCCAACAGCCAGAGCCATCGCATCAGCCAGGCGATCAAATGGCTCAACGGCAACTATGAGCAACCGCTGCGCATCGATGACCTGGCCAAGGAAGTGAACCTGAGCGTGTCGACCTTGCATCATCGGTTCAAGGCCATGACGGCGATGAGTCCGTTGCAGTATCAGAAGCAGTTGCGCTTGCAGGAGGCGCGGCGGTTGATGCTGGCCGAAGGGCTGGAAGCGTCGGCGGCGGGGTATCGGGTGGGGTATGAAAGCCCCTCGCAATTCAGCCGGGAGTACAGCCGGTTGTTCGGGGCGCCGCCGTTGAGGGATCTGGCGCGGTTGCGGTTGACGGTTTGA
- a CDS encoding ABC transporter ATP-binding protein, with translation MSGLILENVEKHYGSACAVKDVNLHLPEGKLVCFLGPSGCGKTTLLRMIAGLETLSGGEIRLDGEDIGHTPAHQRNFGMVFQSLALFPHMTVGENIAYPLKLRGVGKAEQQARVVELLQLIQLQEMIDRPVSKLSGGQRQRVAIARAIANHPKILLLDEPLSALDAKLRESMQVEIRQLQQRLNITTIMVTHDQREAMTMADIVVVLGEHRVQQVGTPIEIYRHPANEFVADFIGSGNIFPATALGNGRVSLPGGDALQVPICSSIVVGEKVRMLIRPEDLQLSQPQATAGNRLLGKVTFVRDIGATIETTVECSGVSFTALSTPCQGFGLSIGNPVSVTLPAEACRVLGA, from the coding sequence ATGTCTGGTCTGATTCTGGAAAACGTCGAGAAACATTACGGCTCGGCCTGCGCGGTAAAGGATGTGAACCTGCATTTGCCCGAGGGCAAACTGGTGTGTTTCCTCGGCCCGTCGGGCTGCGGCAAAACCACCTTGCTGCGCATGATCGCCGGGCTTGAAACCCTGAGCGGTGGCGAGATTCGCCTGGACGGTGAAGACATCGGCCACACCCCGGCGCACCAGCGCAATTTCGGCATGGTGTTTCAATCCCTGGCGCTGTTCCCGCACATGACCGTGGGGGAAAACATCGCCTATCCGCTGAAACTGCGCGGGGTCGGCAAGGCTGAGCAGCAGGCGCGGGTGGTGGAGCTGCTGCAACTGATTCAACTGCAGGAAATGATCGACCGCCCGGTGTCGAAACTCTCCGGCGGCCAACGCCAGCGCGTGGCGATTGCCCGGGCGATTGCCAATCACCCGAAAATCCTGTTGCTCGATGAACCGTTGTCGGCATTGGATGCCAAGCTGCGCGAATCCATGCAGGTGGAAATCCGCCAACTGCAACAGCGCCTCAACATCACCACCATCATGGTGACCCATGATCAGCGTGAAGCCATGACCATGGCGGATATCGTCGTCGTGCTGGGCGAGCATCGCGTGCAGCAAGTGGGGACGCCGATCGAGATCTACCGCCATCCGGCCAACGAATTCGTCGCGGACTTCATCGGCTCGGGCAACATTTTCCCGGCCACCGCGCTGGGCAATGGCAGGGTGAGCTTGCCGGGTGGCGATGCGCTGCAAGTGCCGATCTGCAGCAGCATCGTGGTGGGGGAGAAGGTCAGGATGCTGATCCGCCCTGAAGACCTGCAACTGTCGCAGCCGCAAGCGACGGCGGGCAATCGGTTGCTGGGCAAGGTGACGTTCGTGCGTGATATCGGCGCGACGATTGAAACCACCGTGGAGTGTTCCGGGGTGTCGTTTACGGCGTTGAGCACGCCGTGCCAGGGATTTGGGTTGAGCATCGGCAATCCGGTGTCGGTGACCTTGCCGGCTGAGGCGTGCCGCGTGCTCGGCGCCTGA
- a CDS encoding ABC transporter permease yields the protein MSTLTKKRYGLLPGETGKFAGILSGFILLLAVLPILTMIVMSFSGASNLDFPPSSYSLQWYKAAWHTFVSPDSSDVLSLGKAMSTSLMVACLTMVFATIVAVPAAYALTRCEFRGKAVALQLMSLPLVFPMVVLGLALLLVFDSLPFQMTTSRLVIAHVILALPFVVKNCTAAMLSIGSEVEEAAQMLGASPLRAIVDVVVPLMKSGILAGMLLAFIVSFNEFTVTYFLYTIDVMTVPIWMYSRTVSSLDPTVFSFAVLIVLIDFVLIWALEKLVGEGGVSF from the coding sequence ATGAGCACCCTGACCAAGAAACGTTATGGGCTGCTGCCCGGGGAGACCGGCAAGTTTGCCGGCATCCTGTCGGGCTTCATCCTGCTGCTGGCGGTATTGCCGATCCTGACCATGATCGTGATGTCGTTCAGCGGAGCGTCGAACCTCGACTTCCCGCCGAGCAGCTACAGCCTGCAATGGTACAAGGCCGCCTGGCACACCTTTGTCTCGCCGGACTCCAGCGATGTGCTGAGCCTGGGCAAGGCCATGAGCACCAGCCTGATGGTCGCTTGCCTGACCATGGTCTTCGCCACCATTGTCGCGGTGCCGGCCGCTTATGCGCTGACCCGTTGCGAGTTCCGCGGCAAGGCCGTCGCACTGCAGCTGATGTCGTTGCCCCTGGTGTTCCCGATGGTGGTGTTGGGCCTGGCGTTGCTGCTGGTGTTCGACAGCCTGCCATTCCAGATGACCACCTCGCGATTGGTGATTGCCCACGTGATCCTGGCGTTGCCGTTCGTGGTGAAAAACTGCACCGCCGCGATGCTCTCCATCGGCAGCGAAGTCGAAGAGGCCGCGCAAATGCTCGGCGCTTCACCGCTGCGGGCGATTGTCGATGTGGTGGTGCCGTTGATGAAGTCGGGGATCCTCGCGGGGATGCTGCTGGCGTTCATCGTCTCGTTCAACGAATTCACCGTGACCTATTTCCTTTACACCATCGACGTCATGACCGTGCCGATCTGGATGTACAGCCGCACCGTGTCTTCGCTCGACCCTACCGTTTTCTCGTTTGCCGTGCTGATCGTGCTGATCGACTTCGTCCTGATCTGGGCGTTGGAGAAGCTGGTCGGTGAAGGCGGCGTTTCGTTCTGA
- a CDS encoding ABC transporter permease gives MEHQPLTHPISAAPVRINRGVSPTTRAWLFLSPSMLFLGVLIAASLLVLRMSVGTKGAEWTGFSLASYAQLLEPYYLKSLLLTLRLALISAVIAVVLAIPVAYTMSRLTSPFARRIFLAAVLLPLLVNLLLQSYGWLVILGPGGMLNQALMGLGLIKRPIMLLYNQNGVLMGLVQTAFPLAVLPIASAMRGVARTYEEAAATLGASRWQVFRQVVLPMSMPGIITGATLVFAYNASSFVVPLLLGGRRVPMLAVMVHDQIAPLMNWPAASAAGVVLIVTTLAIMTLSEFITGRRRRMLEASQ, from the coding sequence ATGGAACACCAACCTCTGACACACCCGATAAGCGCGGCACCTGTGCGCATCAACCGGGGCGTTTCGCCGACGACCCGCGCCTGGTTATTCCTCTCGCCGTCGATGCTGTTTCTGGGCGTGCTGATTGCCGCCAGCCTGCTGGTCCTGCGCATGAGCGTGGGCACCAAGGGCGCGGAATGGACCGGGTTCAGCCTGGCCAGTTACGCCCAGCTGCTGGAACCCTATTACCTCAAATCCTTGCTGCTGACCCTGCGCCTGGCCCTGATCAGCGCGGTGATCGCGGTGGTGCTGGCGATCCCGGTGGCCTACACCATGTCGCGGCTGACCTCGCCCTTTGCGCGCCGGATCTTCCTCGCGGCGGTGCTGTTGCCGTTGCTGGTCAACCTGCTGCTGCAAAGCTATGGCTGGCTGGTGATCCTGGGTCCTGGCGGCATGCTCAACCAGGCGCTGATGGGCCTGGGCCTGATCAAGCGGCCGATCATGCTGCTGTACAACCAGAATGGCGTGCTGATGGGCCTGGTGCAGACGGCCTTCCCGCTGGCGGTGCTGCCGATTGCCAGCGCCATGCGCGGCGTCGCCCGTACTTATGAAGAAGCCGCTGCAACCCTGGGTGCGAGCCGCTGGCAGGTGTTCCGTCAAGTGGTGTTGCCGATGAGCATGCCGGGGATCATCACTGGCGCGACGCTGGTCTTCGCCTACAACGCCAGCAGCTTCGTGGTACCGCTGCTGCTCGGTGGCCGGCGCGTGCCGATGCTGGCGGTGATGGTGCATGACCAGATCGCCCCGCTGATGAACTGGCCTGCCGCCTCCGCTGCCGGTGTGGTGTTGATCGTCACCACGCTCGCGATCATGACCTTGTCCGAATTTATCACCGGCCGTCGTCGGCGCATGCTGGAGGCTTCCCAATGA
- a CDS encoding ABC transporter substrate-binding protein: MGEHDLNRRQFIKTVGVASVAAAAMSLPFVRANASDTRFQGKTLRLLTWSDDTGLAALRNIAATFEDKYGCKVIADRTGSTSEMVAKLKAAGDRPQYDVITLAGVGAEGLAAAGLLEKPDLNRIPNLVDVPEKYRTGASGHGIGYLLWCNSLVYSTRTVKEAPQSYAALWDADLSPNIFLPPPNWTEAMDLIIIAAKLAGGDEHNIEPGFKKLAELKDRVVTLGENPNQIAELFRTGSLDMGGLYAPAFFPKQIRDPAYGLGATFGMKEGFYTDLMLSVMPKNRPGDTDLVYAFINHSLDPLVQGKMAEDIYNGPVNAKAIISAEARKSPYILTPEQIAEKAIMHDNAFLASVHDQWIRRYTEIFSS; the protein is encoded by the coding sequence ATGGGCGAGCATGATCTGAACCGACGTCAATTCATCAAAACCGTGGGTGTGGCGTCCGTAGCCGCCGCGGCCATGAGCCTGCCCTTCGTCCGGGCCAATGCCAGCGACACGCGCTTCCAGGGCAAGACCTTGCGCCTGCTGACCTGGTCCGACGACACCGGCCTGGCCGCACTGCGCAACATCGCAGCCACCTTCGAAGACAAGTACGGTTGCAAGGTCATCGCCGACCGCACCGGCAGCACCTCGGAAATGGTCGCCAAACTCAAGGCTGCCGGTGATCGTCCACAGTACGACGTCATCACCTTGGCCGGCGTCGGCGCCGAAGGCCTGGCCGCCGCCGGGCTGCTGGAAAAACCCGACCTCAACCGCATTCCCAACCTGGTCGACGTGCCGGAGAAATACCGCACCGGCGCCAGTGGCCACGGCATCGGTTACCTGCTGTGGTGCAACAGCCTGGTCTACAGCACCCGCACCGTGAAGGAGGCGCCGCAGAGCTATGCCGCCCTGTGGGACGCGGACCTGTCGCCGAACATCTTCCTGCCGCCACCGAACTGGACCGAGGCGATGGACCTGATCATCATCGCCGCCAAACTGGCCGGTGGTGACGAACACAACATCGAGCCGGGCTTCAAGAAGCTCGCCGAACTCAAGGATCGCGTGGTGACCCTGGGTGAAAACCCGAACCAGATCGCCGAGCTGTTCCGCACCGGTTCCCTGGACATGGGCGGGTTGTACGCACCGGCGTTTTTCCCGAAACAGATCCGCGATCCGGCTTACGGTCTGGGCGCCACCTTTGGCATGAAGGAAGGCTTCTACACCGACCTGATGCTGTCGGTGATGCCGAAGAATCGCCCGGGCGATACCGACCTGGTCTACGCCTTCATCAACCACTCCCTGGACCCGCTGGTGCAGGGCAAGATGGCCGAGGACATCTACAACGGTCCGGTCAATGCCAAGGCAATCATCTCCGCCGAAGCGCGCAAGAGCCCGTACATCCTCACGCCGGAGCAGATTGCCGAGAAGGCGATCATGCACGACAACGCCTTCCTGGCCTCCGTGCATGACCAATGGATTCGTCGTTATACGGAAATCTTTTCTTCCTGA
- a CDS encoding aldehyde dehydrogenase family protein: protein MSFPTTLDGLYINGQWSAGSEHLRVINPATEALLTTVNGGDERAVDQAVSAATEAFKGWSTTTGAERGAILRKIAAGVQAGREQLMHLQSSNNGKPLFEAAIDVDDVIATFEYYAGLAEALDGKQDSAVELPTDDFSARLRREPCGVVGLIVPWNFPMVTTAWKLAPALAAGCCVVLKPSEVTPLPELELAAIIAGAGLPKGVFNLVCGTGLAVGAPLSADPRIAKISFTGSNAVGVQVMQRAAETVKGVSLELGGKSSLLVLADADLELAVEVACGGGFFNAGQMCSATSRVLVADELADEFLSKLKARAEAIRVADPFDPNVEMGALVNQAQYQRVLGHIDRGLSAGAKLICGGNRPADLPRGYFLQPTIFSDVPLDSALWCEEIFGPVICVRSFASEAEAIALANDSQFGLVASVVTRDTEAADRVANALQAGLVWINAPQVIFPQTAWGGYKQSSIGRELGPWGLQAFQEIKHVIRAL from the coding sequence ATGAGTTTTCCTACGACGCTCGATGGCCTGTACATCAATGGCCAATGGTCGGCCGGCAGCGAACATCTGCGGGTGATCAATCCCGCGACCGAAGCCTTGCTGACCACCGTCAACGGCGGCGATGAACGCGCTGTCGATCAAGCCGTCAGCGCGGCGACCGAAGCCTTCAAGGGCTGGTCGACCACCACCGGCGCCGAGCGTGGTGCGATCCTGCGCAAAATCGCCGCGGGCGTGCAGGCCGGTCGCGAGCAGTTGATGCACTTGCAGTCGAGCAACAACGGCAAGCCACTGTTCGAAGCGGCCATCGACGTCGATGACGTGATCGCCACGTTCGAGTATTACGCCGGGCTGGCCGAAGCCCTCGACGGGAAACAGGACAGTGCGGTCGAGTTGCCTACCGACGATTTCAGCGCCCGCCTGCGTCGCGAACCCTGCGGTGTGGTCGGCCTGATCGTGCCGTGGAATTTCCCGATGGTCACCACCGCCTGGAAACTCGCCCCGGCGTTGGCCGCTGGCTGCTGCGTGGTGCTCAAACCCTCGGAAGTCACCCCTCTGCCGGAGCTGGAACTGGCGGCGATCATCGCCGGGGCGGGCCTGCCCAAGGGCGTGTTCAACCTGGTCTGCGGCACGGGCCTGGCGGTCGGTGCGCCGCTGTCGGCTGATCCGCGCATCGCCAAGATTTCTTTCACCGGCAGTAACGCGGTCGGTGTGCAAGTGATGCAACGGGCAGCGGAAACGGTGAAGGGCGTCAGCCTGGAACTGGGAGGTAAATCCTCGCTGCTGGTGCTCGCCGATGCCGATCTCGAACTGGCCGTGGAAGTGGCTTGTGGCGGCGGTTTCTTCAACGCCGGGCAGATGTGTTCGGCCACCAGCCGGGTGCTGGTCGCCGATGAATTGGCCGATGAGTTCCTGTCGAAACTGAAAGCCCGCGCCGAAGCGATTCGTGTGGCGGATCCGTTCGACCCGAACGTGGAAATGGGCGCACTGGTCAATCAGGCGCAATACCAGCGGGTGCTCGGTCACATCGATCGCGGTCTGAGTGCCGGCGCCAAACTGATTTGCGGCGGCAATCGTCCGGCGGACCTGCCGCGCGGCTATTTTTTGCAGCCGACGATTTTCAGCGATGTGCCCCTGGACAGTGCGCTGTGGTGTGAAGAGATTTTCGGTCCGGTGATCTGCGTGCGCAGTTTTGCCAGCGAAGCCGAGGCGATTGCCCTGGCCAATGACAGCCAGTTCGGCCTGGTGGCCAGTGTCGTTACTCGCGACACCGAGGCTGCGGATCGGGTCGCCAATGCCTTGCAGGCGGGGCTGGTGTGGATCAACGCGCCACAAGTGATCTTCCCGCAGACCGCCTGGGGTGGCTACAAGCAGAGCAGCATTGGCCGTGAATTGGGCCCGTGGGGCTTGCAGGCCTTTCAGGAAATCAAACACGTGATTCGGGCGCTCTGA
- a CDS encoding 5-guanidino-2-oxopentanoate decarboxylase has product MATCGEVLVKLLEDYGVEQVFGIPGVHTVELYRGLARSSINHVTPRHEQGAGFMADGYARTSGKPGVCFIITGPGMTNITTAMGQAYADSIPMLVISSVQTRNQLGGGRGKLHELPNQSALVGGVAAFSHTLMSASELPGVLARAFALFQAGRPRPVHIEIPLDVLVEEADDLLASVPVNIDRAGASPSAISRMTELLAGAKRPLILAGGGAIDAAAELTELAELLDAPMALTINAKGMLESNHPLLIGSTQSLVATRALVAEADVVLAIGTELAETDYDITFAGGFEIPGKLLRVDIDPDQTVRNYPPHVALVSDSRNAAQALLSALSHKSLAERRNDWGQVRAARLREELAASWDAPTLAQTRFLETVLHELPDAVFVGDSTQPVYTGNLTFNPERPRRWFNSSTGYGTLGYALPAAIGAWLGGSVEKGVRPPVVCLIGDGGLQFTLPELASAVEARTPVIVLLWNNQGYEEIKKYMVNRAIEPVGVDIYTPDFIGVAKALGCAAEAVNGVEQLRSALRVATDRQGPTLIEIDQAQWMQAVSK; this is encoded by the coding sequence ATGGCGACGTGCGGCGAAGTATTGGTCAAATTACTCGAAGATTATGGGGTGGAGCAGGTGTTCGGCATTCCCGGGGTTCACACCGTGGAGCTGTACCGCGGGCTGGCCCGTTCGAGCATCAACCACGTCACGCCGCGCCACGAACAGGGCGCCGGTTTCATGGCTGACGGCTATGCGCGTACCAGCGGCAAGCCGGGCGTGTGCTTTATCATTACCGGCCCTGGCATGACCAACATCACCACCGCCATGGGCCAGGCCTACGCCGATTCAATCCCGATGCTGGTGATCTCCAGCGTACAGACCCGCAACCAGCTGGGCGGCGGTCGCGGCAAGCTGCATGAGCTGCCGAACCAGAGCGCCCTGGTTGGCGGTGTCGCGGCGTTTTCCCACACCCTGATGTCGGCGTCCGAGTTGCCGGGCGTGCTGGCCCGTGCCTTTGCCCTGTTCCAGGCCGGTCGTCCGCGTCCGGTGCACATCGAAATCCCGTTGGACGTGCTGGTCGAAGAAGCCGATGACCTGCTCGCCAGCGTGCCGGTGAACATCGACCGCGCCGGTGCTTCGCCGAGCGCGATCAGCCGCATGACCGAGTTGCTCGCCGGTGCCAAGCGCCCGTTGATTCTCGCCGGTGGCGGCGCCATCGATGCGGCTGCCGAACTGACTGAACTGGCCGAGCTGCTGGACGCGCCGATGGCCCTGACCATCAATGCCAAAGGCATGCTCGAATCCAACCACCCGTTGCTGATCGGTTCGACCCAGAGCCTGGTCGCGACCCGCGCCCTGGTGGCAGAGGCCGATGTCGTGCTGGCGATCGGCACCGAACTGGCCGAGACCGACTACGACATCACCTTCGCCGGTGGTTTCGAGATTCCTGGCAAATTGCTGCGGGTGGACATCGACCCGGACCAGACCGTGCGCAACTATCCGCCGCACGTGGCGCTGGTATCGGACTCGCGAAATGCGGCCCAGGCCTTGCTGAGCGCACTGTCCCACAAGTCGCTGGCCGAGCGCCGCAACGATTGGGGACAGGTCCGTGCCGCACGCTTGCGCGAAGAACTCGCCGCCAGCTGGGACGCGCCGACCCTGGCCCAGACCCGGTTCCTGGAAACCGTCCTGCATGAACTGCCGGACGCCGTTTTTGTCGGTGATTCGACCCAACCGGTCTACACCGGCAACCTGACCTTCAACCCGGAGCGTCCGCGTCGCTGGTTCAACTCGTCCACCGGCTACGGCACCCTCGGCTATGCGTTGCCAGCGGCGATTGGCGCCTGGCTCGGCGGCAGTGTTGAAAAGGGTGTTCGCCCCCCGGTGGTGTGCCTGATCGGTGACGGCGGCCTGCAATTCACCCTGCCGGAACTGGCCAGCGCCGTTGAAGCGCGCACCCCGGTGATCGTCCTGCTGTGGAATAACCAGGGCTACGAAGAGATCAAGAAATACATGGTCAACCGCGCCATCGAGCCGGTCGGTGTGGACATCTATACCCCGGACTTCATTGGCGTTGCCAAGGCGCTGGGTTGTGCCGCCGAAGCCGTCAACGGGGTCGAGCAGCTGCGCAGCGCACTGCGCGTCGCCACCGATCGCCAAGGCCCGACGCTGATCGAAATCGACCAGGCCCAGTGGATGCAGGCGGTGTCGAAATGA
- a CDS encoding LysR substrate-binding domain-containing protein — MKRLPPLPALHTFLITAQCCNFTRAAEQLYITQGAVSRQIAGLEDHLGYELFIRQARGLDLTAEGREWLPRVQQIFGLIDAAVEQIGEKRETLQLKAPTCVMRWLLPRLLQWQRERPDVPVELTTTVKHGVDFHREQFDAAVMYGAPPDSALASCHLFDEQLTPVCSRPMLEGPMALQTPADLQHHLLLHPTRDERDWNAWLKAANLQLGNVSKGQHFETLDLAMSMASQGTGVAIGDWSLIGDDLSAGRLVMPFELKVKTGLAYYLVFPDKPGPSPKLRELMGWLVEQAQAR, encoded by the coding sequence ATGAAACGATTGCCACCCCTGCCGGCACTGCACACTTTTCTGATCACCGCGCAGTGCTGCAACTTCACCAGGGCCGCCGAGCAGCTGTACATCACCCAGGGCGCGGTCAGTCGGCAGATCGCCGGGCTGGAAGATCATCTGGGTTATGAACTGTTCATTCGCCAGGCCCGGGGTCTTGATCTCACGGCCGAAGGACGGGAGTGGCTGCCCCGGGTGCAGCAGATTTTCGGCTTGATCGACGCGGCGGTGGAGCAGATCGGCGAGAAACGCGAAACCCTGCAACTCAAGGCCCCGACCTGCGTCATGCGCTGGTTGTTGCCGCGCCTTTTACAGTGGCAAAGAGAGCGTCCGGATGTGCCGGTGGAGTTGACCACTACGGTCAAGCACGGCGTGGATTTTCATCGCGAGCAGTTCGATGCGGCGGTGATGTACGGAGCGCCGCCCGACAGTGCGCTGGCCTCCTGTCACCTGTTCGATGAGCAACTGACGCCCGTCTGTTCCCGGCCGATGCTGGAAGGGCCGATGGCCTTGCAGACACCTGCCGATCTGCAACACCACTTGCTCCTGCACCCCACCCGCGATGAGCGCGACTGGAACGCGTGGTTGAAAGCAGCGAATCTTCAGTTGGGCAACGTCAGCAAAGGGCAGCATTTCGAAACGCTGGACCTGGCGATGTCGATGGCGTCTCAGGGAACTGGCGTGGCGATTGGCGATTGGTCGTTGATTGGCGACGACCTGAGCGCCGGAAGGCTGGTCATGCCGTTTGAATTGAAGGTGAAAACCGGGCTGGCGTATTACCTGGTTTTCCCCGACAAGCCCGGGCCTTCGCCGAAATTGCGCGAGTTGATGGGCTGGCTGGTGGAGCAGGCTCAGGCGCGCTGA
- a CDS encoding MBL fold metallo-hydrolase produces MIGFTSLKRILLATATLGFAAHAAAASTLTLDVYNPGDKAIFPVTSVLVSGEKEAILVDAQFGKSQAEQVVEKIRASGKQLTTIYISHGDPDYYFGLDTLTAAFPNAKVLASQPTVDHIQKTVDGKLAFWGPKMGADVPAKTIVPQVLKGDSLMLEGQKLQVVGLDGKQPDRAFVWIPSIKAVVGGVVVAENIHVWMADTQTPQSHADWLTTLHAIESLKPKTIVPGHYLGESARSLAAVQFTADYIKAFDEETAKAKDAAALIAAMKKRYPKLGEESSLELSAKVAKGEMKWGE; encoded by the coding sequence ATGATCGGCTTCACCTCGCTTAAACGTATTTTGCTGGCCACCGCCACCCTCGGTTTCGCCGCCCACGCAGCGGCTGCATCGACACTGACCCTGGATGTCTACAACCCGGGCGACAAGGCGATCTTCCCGGTGACCTCGGTATTGGTCAGCGGCGAGAAAGAAGCGATTTTGGTGGATGCACAATTTGGCAAATCCCAGGCCGAGCAAGTGGTCGAGAAGATCCGCGCCAGCGGCAAGCAACTGACCACCATCTACATCAGCCACGGTGACCCGGATTACTACTTCGGCCTCGACACCCTGACCGCCGCATTTCCCAACGCCAAAGTGCTCGCCTCACAGCCGACCGTGGATCACATCCAGAAAACCGTCGACGGCAAACTGGCGTTCTGGGGGCCGAAAATGGGCGCCGACGTACCGGCCAAAACCATCGTGCCGCAGGTACTCAAAGGCGACAGCCTGATGCTCGAAGGGCAGAAGTTGCAGGTGGTGGGGTTGGACGGCAAGCAGCCGGATCGCGCCTTTGTCTGGATTCCGTCGATCAAGGCTGTGGTCGGTGGCGTCGTCGTCGCGGAAAACATCCACGTGTGGATGGCCGACACCCAGACGCCGCAGTCCCACGCCGATTGGCTGACCACATTGCACGCCATCGAAAGCTTGAAACCGAAAACCATCGTGCCGGGTCATTACCTCGGTGAGAGCGCCCGTTCGCTGGCCGCCGTGCAGTTCACCGCCGATTACATCAAGGCGTTCGATGAAGAAACCGCCAAGGCAAAGGACGCTGCCGCGCTGATAGCCGCGATGAAAAAACGCTACCCGAAGCTGGGCGAAGAAAGCTCGCTTGAACTGAGTGCCAAAGTCGCCAAGGGCGAGATGAAGTGGGGTGAATGA
- a CDS encoding LysR family transcriptional regulator has product MDRLQAMRVFVTVVDLGSQSAAADHLDLSRPVVSRYLAELEDWVGARLMHRTTRKLNLTAAGSEILPRCRQMLDLSTDMQAAVSEPDEAPRGLLRISVSTSFGQAQLADAMAAYVKRYPGVSIDMQMLDRTVNLVDERIDLAIRTSNDLDLNLIARRLTVCRSVICASPAYLLEHPTPLRVEDLSQHNCLTHSYFGKSLWHFEEDGEQVSVPVQGNISANEASTLLRAAMAGAGVAMLPSYQAGVHIHSGDLIRLLPHAEPRQMNIYAVYASRKHMPAALRSMLDFLVLRFPEEPEWDIGL; this is encoded by the coding sequence ATGGATCGTCTACAAGCAATGCGGGTGTTCGTCACGGTGGTTGACCTCGGCAGCCAGTCCGCCGCCGCCGATCACCTGGACCTGTCACGGCCGGTGGTTTCGCGCTATCTGGCGGAGCTGGAGGATTGGGTCGGCGCACGCCTGATGCACCGCACCACGCGCAAGCTGAACCTGACAGCCGCCGGCAGTGAAATCCTGCCTCGATGTCGGCAGATGCTCGACCTGTCCACTGACATGCAAGCCGCCGTCAGCGAACCGGACGAGGCACCGCGCGGCCTGTTGCGGATCAGCGTCAGCACTTCGTTCGGTCAGGCACAACTGGCGGATGCCATGGCCGCCTACGTCAAACGTTATCCCGGCGTGAGCATCGACATGCAGATGCTCGACCGCACGGTGAATCTGGTGGATGAGCGCATCGATCTGGCGATCCGCACCAGCAACGACCTGGACTTGAACCTGATCGCGCGGCGGCTGACGGTCTGCCGCTCGGTGATCTGCGCCTCCCCCGCTTATCTGCTCGAACACCCGACGCCGCTGCGGGTCGAGGATCTGAGCCAGCACAATTGCCTGACCCACTCTTACTTCGGCAAAAGCCTCTGGCATTTCGAGGAGGACGGTGAGCAGGTTTCAGTGCCGGTGCAGGGCAACATCAGCGCCAACGAAGCCAGCACGTTGTTGCGCGCGGCGATGGCCGGCGCCGGGGTGGCGATGCTACCCAGCTATCAGGCCGGCGTGCATATCCATAGCGGCGACCTGATCCGCCTGCTGCCCCATGCCGAACCCCGACAGATGAACATCTACGCAGTGTATGCCTCACGCAAACACATGCCGGCGGCGTTGCGCAGCATGCTGGATTTTCTGGTGCTCAGATTTCCCGAGGAGCCGGAGTGGGATATCGGACTTTAA